The proteins below are encoded in one region of Segatella copri:
- a CDS encoding serine O-acetyltransferase, which yields MSKDTLTHQLTETIEELSSAESLKGLFHQHRDGNPLPSGKALEEIISLSRSILFPGYFGNSSVNISTIKYHIGVRVEKLYEMLSEQILAGLCFANDCETETQAELQHQRAKAGVIAAKAIMEFPRLRKILATDVEAAYEGDPAAMSHGEIISCYPVIKAITNYRIAHVLHELGVPLIPRMMTELAHSETGIDINPEATIGKHFTIDHGTGVVIGATCIIGDNVKLYQGVTLGAKSFPLDKDGNPIKGIPRHPILENDVIVYANATILGRITIGEGCVVGANVWVTKDMKPKTKKYKKEKQSLLDIEFNNGTGI from the coding sequence ATGAGTAAAGATACATTAACTCATCAGCTGACAGAGACCATCGAGGAGCTTTCGAGCGCCGAATCTTTGAAGGGTCTCTTCCATCAGCATCGAGACGGGAATCCACTTCCTTCGGGCAAGGCGCTCGAAGAAATCATCAGTTTGTCCCGTTCTATCCTCTTTCCGGGATATTTCGGCAATTCTTCGGTAAATATCTCAACCATCAAATATCACATTGGAGTAAGAGTAGAGAAACTCTATGAGATGCTGTCAGAGCAAATTCTCGCCGGTCTCTGCTTCGCCAACGACTGCGAAACGGAAACCCAGGCTGAACTGCAGCACCAGCGTGCCAAGGCAGGCGTGATTGCAGCCAAGGCAATCATGGAATTTCCGAGACTGCGCAAGATTCTGGCTACCGATGTAGAGGCTGCCTACGAGGGCGACCCAGCTGCCATGAGCCACGGAGAAATCATCTCCTGCTACCCGGTCATCAAGGCGATTACCAACTACCGCATCGCCCACGTACTGCACGAACTGGGAGTGCCGCTCATTCCGAGAATGATGACTGAGCTGGCGCATTCGGAAACCGGTATTGACATCAACCCGGAGGCTACCATCGGCAAGCACTTCACCATCGACCACGGTACGGGTGTGGTGATTGGAGCTACCTGCATCATCGGCGACAATGTGAAACTCTACCAGGGTGTTACCCTCGGAGCCAAGAGTTTCCCACTCGATAAGGACGGCAATCCTATCAAGGGAATCCCTCGCCACCCTATCCTCGAAAATGATGTCATCGTCTACGCCAATGCCACCATCCTCGGTCGCATCACCATCGGAGAAGGCTGCGTAGTGGGAGCCAACGTATGGGTTACCAAGGATATGAAACCCAAAACAAAGAAATATAAAAAAGAAAAACAAAGTTTATTAGATATAGAATTCAATAATGGAACAGGAATTTGA